From one Culex quinquefasciatus strain JHB chromosome 3, VPISU_Cqui_1.0_pri_paternal, whole genome shotgun sequence genomic stretch:
- the LOC6052878 gene encoding general transcription and DNA repair factor IIH helicase subunit XPD, translated as MRISVDGLLVYFPYEYIYPEQYAYMLELKRTFDAKGHCLLEMPSGTGKTTTLLSLIVAYIMENPHIVRKLIYCSRTVPEIEKVIAELKHLMNYYEKQTGVMPNITGLVLSSRKNMCIHSEVSKERDGKIVDAKCYGMTASYVRDRAATDDSVPICQYFEGFQAEGKETTLPPGVYSIDDMKEFGRERNWCPYFMSRFAINQAHVVVYSYHYLLDPKIAEVVSKELARESVVVCDEAHNIDNVCVDSMSVKINRRLIEKSTTGVHTLEKYVAEMKDDDRRRLNDEYLRLVQGLKDAAMQRETDMVLANPALPSEILKEVVPGNIRNADHFLSFLKRFIEYIKSRLRVQHVVQESPAGFLKDIQQKVCIERKPLRFCAERLSSLLRTLEITDLTEFGPLTVITSFATLVSSYTKGFTIIIEPFDDKTPTVSNPIMHLSCMDSSIAMKPIFQRFQSVVITSGTLSPMDMYPKILDFEPVVMSSFTMTLARPCLLPMIVTRGNDQVAISSKFESREDTAVTRNYGQLLVETAKTVPDGIVCFFTSYLYLESVVASWYDQGIIDTLLRYKLLFIETQDNAETSYALMNYVKACECGRGAVLLAVARGRVSEGVDFDHHLGRAVLMFGIPYVYTQSRILKARLDYLRDQFQIRENDFLTFDALRHAAQCVGRAIRGKTDYGIMIFADKRFSRQDKRGKLPKWIQEHLTDNYSNLSTEEAMQLAKRWLRQMAQPFTREDQLGVSLLTLEQLTSIEKEKLEKQAQG; from the exons GATAAGCGTCGACGGTCTGCTGGTGTACTTCCCGTACGAGTACATCTACCCGGAGCAGTATGCGTACATGCTCGAACTTAAGCGCACCTTCGACGCCAAGGGCCACTGCCTGCTGGAGATGCCCTCGGGAACGGGCAAAACCACGACGCTGCTTTCGCTGATCGTGGCGTACATCATGGAGAACCCGCACATCGTACGCAAGCTGATCTACTGCTCGCGTACGGTGCCCGAAATCGAAAAGGTCATCGCTGAGTTGAAACATCTGATGAACTACTACGAAAAGCAAACTGGCGTGATGCCCAACATCACCGGGTTGGTGCTGTCCTCTCGTAAGAACATGTGCATCCACTCGGAGGTCAGCAAGGAGCGCGACGGCAAGATCGTGGACGCCAAGTGCTACGGCATGACGGCGAGCTACGTGCGAGATCGGGCCGCAACCGACGACTCCGTGCCCATCTGTCAGTACTTTGAGGGCTTCCAGGCGGAGGGCAAGGAAACGACGCTCCCTCCTGGGGTCTACTCGATCGACGACATGAAAGAGTTTGGACGCGAGCGCAACTGGTGTCCGTACTTTATGTCGCGCTTCGCGATCAACCAGGCGCACGTGGTCGTGTACAGCTACCACTACCTGCTGGATCCGAAGATTGCCGAGGTGGTCTCGAAGGAGCTGGCCCGCGAGTCGGTCGTGGTTTGCGACGAGGCGCACAACATTG ACAACGTCTGCGTGGACTCAATGAGCGTCAAGATCAACCGTCGATTGATCGAGAAAAGTACGACTGGAGTGCACACGCTGGAGAAATACGTCGCAGA AATGAAGGACGACGACCGGCGACGGCTCAACGACGAGTACCTCCGGCTGGTACAGGGTCTCAAGGACGCTGCGATGCAGCGCGAGACGGACATGGTCCTCGCCAACCCGGCTCTCCCGTCGGAAATCCTCAAAGAGGTCGTCCCCGGGAACATCCGCAACGCCGATCACTTCCTCAGCTTCCTGAAGCGCTTCATCGAGTACATCAAGTCGCGCCTTCGCGTGCAGCACGTCGTTCAAGAGAGTCCAGCCGGCTTTCTGAAGGACATCCAGCAGAAGGTTTGCATCGAGCGGAAACCGCTAAGGTTTTGTGCGGAACGACTGTCGTCGCTGCTGCGCACGCTGGAGATTACGGACCTGACCGAGTTCGGTCCGCTAACGGTGATTACGTCGTTCGCTACGCTGGTGTCGAGCTACACGAAAGGGTTTACGATTATTATCGAACCGTTTGACGATAAAACGCCGACGGTGTCGAATCCGATCATGCACCTGAGCTGCATGGACTCGTCGATCGCGATGAAGCCGATCTTTCAGCGCTTCCAGAGCGTTGTGATTACGTCGGGAACGCTCTCGCCGATGGACATGTACCCGAAGATCTTGGACTTTGAGCCGGTGGTGATGAGTTCGTTCACGATGACGCTGGCCAGGCCGTGTCTGCTGCCGATG ATCGTCACCCGCGGCAACGACCAGGTGGCCATCTCGTCCAAGTTCGAGTCGCGCGAGGACACCGCCGTCACGCGCAACTACGGCCAGCTGCTGGTGGAAACGGCCAAAACCGTCCCGGATGGGATCGTGTGCTTCTTCACGTCCTATCTCTACCTGGAATCGGTGGTGGCGTCGTGGTACGACCAGGGCATAATCGACACGTTGCTGCGGTACAAGCTGCTGTTCATCGAGACGCAGGACAACGCCGAGACGTCGTACGCGCTGATGAACTACGTGAAGGCGTGCGAGTGTGGCCGCGGGGCGGTTCTGCTGGCGGTGGCGCGGGGTCGCGTGTCCGAGGGCGTTGATTTTGACCATCATTTGGGGCGAGCGGTGCTGATGTTTGGCATTCCTTATGTTTACACGCAGAGTAGGATTCTGAAGGCGCGGTTGGACTATCTGCGGGACCAGTTCCAGATCCGGGAGAATGACTTCCTGACGTTTGACGCGTTGCGGCACGCGGCTCAGTGCGTGGGACGTGCCATTCG CGGTAAAACCGACTACGGCATCATGATCTTCGCGGACAAGCGCTTCAGCCGGCAGGACAAACGCGGTAAGCTGCCCAAGTGGATCCAGGAGCACCTGACGGACAACTACAGCAACCTGAGCACGGAGGAGGCGATGCAGCTGGCCAAACGGTGGCTCCGCCAGATGGCCCAACCATTTACGCGCGAAGATCAGCTGGGCGTGTCGCTGCTGACGCTCGAGCAGCTGACGTCGATCGAGAAGGAAAAGCTCGAAAAGCAAGCCCAGGGATAG